TAAACATGTGGTTCCAGTCACAGCTCCCCTGCAACTCTGGCTGGGATGCAGCAACGAGGCTGCTGGAGTTACGAGGAGCAGACCGCATGAACACCACAGCGAACCGCGTGGCAGGCAAGACTGCAGTCGTCACAGGCGGCCGCGGTGACCTGGGCAGGGCCACTGCCGCCCTGCTGGCAGAACACGGCGCAGCAGTCGCCAGCCTGGACGTTGCCGGCATCCCCGCCGCAACCTCCCACACCAACGTCAAAGAGTACGACGTCGATGTCACCAGCGAGGAGAGCGTCGCGGAAGCCATCCGCCAGGTCCGCGAGGATCTCGGGACGCCGGACATCCTGGTCAACGCCGCCGGAATAATTGGGCCGGCCGGAGCCTCGCACACCGCCTCGGTGTCCGACTTCGACACGATCTTCAACGTCAACGTCAAGGGCGTTTGGCTCATGACCAAGCACGTGGTCCCCGGCATGATCGAAAAGGGCGCCGACAGTATCGTCAACTTCTCCTCCATCCACGGAATCACGGGCGGACGGAACGTGCCGCTGTACCACGCGACCAAGGGTGCAGTCCGGCTCCTGAGCAAGTCCGATGCGGCGGCGTACGGTGCCCACGGCATCCGGGTGAATTCCATCCACCCCGGCTCCATGGACACCCGGATGAGCCGCCGCTCCGCCGAGCAGTCGGACATCGGCGCTGATGCCTACTACAAGCAGCTGGTGGGCTCCAATCCCCTTCCCCGGCAGGGCAAACCGGACGAGATCGCCTACGGGGTGCTGTACCTGGCCTCCGACGAGTCCCGCTTCACCACCGGTTCCGAGCTGGTTATCGACGGCGGCTACACCGCCGTCTAACCGGCCGCCGGGTTCCCGGCCCTGGCAGCCGCTTGACAGAGCCGTTGGCGCAGGCATCTGCGCAACCATTTCCTCCTCCTGAAAGGCAACACCCATGAAATTCGTCAATGGAACCGCAGCCGAAAGCTACGACGTCGTCGTCGTCGGATCCGGCGCCGGCGCACTCACCGCGGCGGCCACCGCAGCGCGCGCCGGCAAGTCCGTCGTCGTCCTGGAAAAGAGCCCCCTGCTGGGCGGCACGTCCGCCGTCTCCGGCGGCATGCTGTGGGTGGCGGATAACCACCACGCCCGGGAAGCCGGCATGACCGATTCGAAGGAAGCGGCCGCAAAGTACGTGCGTGCCGTGGCCCGGGGACGCGGACGGGAGGAGCTCCTGGACGCCGCCCTGGACTACGGGGACCAGATGCTCCGCTTCGTTGAAGAGGAATGCGGCGTCCGCTTCATCTTCCTCAACAACTTCCCGGACTACCGCCAGGACCTCCCCGGCGCCGTGGAGGGCGGCCGCACGGTGGAACCCGAGCTGTTCAACAGCAAGGAAGCCATCGGCAAGCTCACCGCGCACGTCCGCACTGACGGCCGGGCCCCGTTCACAATGCAGGAATACGAAAACTGGGGCGCCTTCACCAAGTTCCCCTGGGACGACCTCAACCAGCGCCAGGCTGACGGGCTCGTGGCCAAGGGCCAGGCCCTGGTGTCCATGCTCCTTGCCAGCCTGGTCCGCGACGGTGCCGCACTAGTCACCGAAGCACGGGGCCGTCGGCTGCTGACAGACGGCACCCGGGTAACCGGCGTCGAGCTCGAATCCGGTCAGGCCTTCCACGCAAACGATGCCGTAGTACTGGCCACCGGCGGCTTCGAATGGGACAAGGCACTCGCCGACTCGATGCTGGCCTCGCGGCTTTACACGATGTGCTCGCCGCCCTCGAACACCGGCGACGGCCTGCGGATGGCCCAGCGGATCGGCGGCCAGACCCGCGGCACCAGGGAAGCCTGGTGGGCCCCAATGTCCGTCACCGGGGACACCCGGGACGGCCAGCCGATCGGCACCCTGCTGCGCTTCGAACGCCAGGGCCCTGGATCGATCATGGTGAACCGCCACGGCCGCCGCTTCGCCAACGAGTCGCAGAACTACAACGACCTCGCCCGGAGCCTGCAGTCCTGGGACTCCCCCAAAAACCAGACCCTCAATACCCCTGCCCATGTAATCGTGGACCACGCCTACATGGAGCGCTATGGCATCCTGGCCCACCGCGCCGGCCAGCCCACTCCCGGCTACCTGATCGAGGCGGACACATTAGAAGAACTCGCGGCCAAGATCAACGTGCCTGCGGAAAACCTCCGCGCAACCGTGGCACGGTTCAACGAATACGCGGTCAAGGGCGAAGACCCCGACTTCGGCCGCGGTGAAAGCGCCTACGACAAGTACTGGGGCGACGAGGAGAACCCGTACCCGAACCCCTCCCTCGGTCCGCTGCAGACCGGGCCGTTCTACGCCATGGAAGTGGTCAATGGCGCTTTCGGCACCAACGGCGGCGTTGCAACCGACGGGCTGGCCCGCGTGCTCGACGTCGACAACCAGCCCATCAAGGGCCTGTTCGCCGCAGGAAACACGACCGAAAACGCCTACGCAGCCGGATACCCCGGCGCCGGAGCAACCCTTGGGCCAAGCATGACTATGGGCTACCTGGCAGGCCGCACCATCGCCGGGCTGCGGCCGGAGTATTGCGCGGCTGAACGAAACGGAGCAGGCGCGGAACTGGTGGGTGCCTGAGATGATCCGCCATACCGTGCTCTTCAAGTTCAAACCGGATTTTCCGCCCGCTGACAAGCATGCCTGGATCACCGGACTCGACAGGATGGCCGGGAACATTCGCGGCATGCTCAGCCTGACCCACGGCGCTAACGTGCTCGGGACCGAGCGCTCTTTCGACTACGCCATTGTGGCCGATTTCGAATCGGTCGAGGACATTGCGGTCTACAACACCCATCGCCTGCACGAGCCGCTTAAGTCCTACTCATTTCCCAACAGCCAGCAAATCCTCTCGGTGGACTTCCACCTGGCGGATTCCCAGCAGGCTCCCACTGAGACACCGACGTCTTGAGGAGAACCATGCAGTCCATGTCCCCATCCCAATCCGCACCAGATACTGCCCAGCGTAAGACTCCGGGCAAAGCGGCGTTGGCGTCCTTCCTCGGCAGCACGCTTGAGTACTACGATTTCTTCATCTACGGGACGGCCGCCGCCCTGGTCTTTCCGC
This region of Arthrobacter sp. DNA4 genomic DNA includes:
- a CDS encoding SDR family NAD(P)-dependent oxidoreductase, which translates into the protein MNTTANRVAGKTAVVTGGRGDLGRATAALLAEHGAAVASLDVAGIPAATSHTNVKEYDVDVTSEESVAEAIRQVREDLGTPDILVNAAGIIGPAGASHTASVSDFDTIFNVNVKGVWLMTKHVVPGMIEKGADSIVNFSSIHGITGGRNVPLYHATKGAVRLLSKSDAAAYGAHGIRVNSIHPGSMDTRMSRRSAEQSDIGADAYYKQLVGSNPLPRQGKPDEIAYGVLYLASDESRFTTGSELVIDGGYTAV
- a CDS encoding FAD-dependent oxidoreductase, with translation MKFVNGTAAESYDVVVVGSGAGALTAAATAARAGKSVVVLEKSPLLGGTSAVSGGMLWVADNHHAREAGMTDSKEAAAKYVRAVARGRGREELLDAALDYGDQMLRFVEEECGVRFIFLNNFPDYRQDLPGAVEGGRTVEPELFNSKEAIGKLTAHVRTDGRAPFTMQEYENWGAFTKFPWDDLNQRQADGLVAKGQALVSMLLASLVRDGAALVTEARGRRLLTDGTRVTGVELESGQAFHANDAVVLATGGFEWDKALADSMLASRLYTMCSPPSNTGDGLRMAQRIGGQTRGTREAWWAPMSVTGDTRDGQPIGTLLRFERQGPGSIMVNRHGRRFANESQNYNDLARSLQSWDSPKNQTLNTPAHVIVDHAYMERYGILAHRAGQPTPGYLIEADTLEELAAKINVPAENLRATVARFNEYAVKGEDPDFGRGESAYDKYWGDEENPYPNPSLGPLQTGPFYAMEVVNGAFGTNGGVATDGLARVLDVDNQPIKGLFAAGNTTENAYAAGYPGAGATLGPSMTMGYLAGRTIAGLRPEYCAAERNGAGAELVGA
- a CDS encoding Dabb family protein; the encoded protein is MIRHTVLFKFKPDFPPADKHAWITGLDRMAGNIRGMLSLTHGANVLGTERSFDYAIVADFESVEDIAVYNTHRLHEPLKSYSFPNSQQILSVDFHLADSQQAPTETPTS